The nucleotide sequence ATCCTCCTCCAACAATTAGGCTTTTAGTCCTCATGATGAGAGATAAAGTTGGGTATTTGGGAAGCAGTGTGCTCTCTTGATGTCTGTCACCCCTTGCCTATTCGCTAAGCTTGTGGGAAACAATTCCTTGTTGTGTAACTGTCAATACAGAGGTAGCTACAAAGAAATATTAGAACCACTGATCTCTTCAGGCATTTTCTTTGTCTTTGACTTGCAGTTTCTGACACAGAATGCTGGTGGcacaacagttttaaaaaatgccaaagaGCATATCATTATGTCAGCATTTTTTACTCATGGCTCCTACAATAGTTCTGAAAATGTCCCAGCCTAACATCAATTCAGGATACCATTCCTCTGTGGAACAGTGCTCCGTGAAAAGATGAATCATGAGTGAGTAGTCACATAAACTAGGTCTATTTGTTTTAAGAGAAGAAGAATACAAACCCCAACAACCTCCACCTAAAGTTGGAGGCATGTTCGCTTTTTAGCTTTCCCCCTTTGAAGAGTGGGAACCTTATTCTAAAAAGGCATCACAAGTTGAGATAAAGACCTTAAGTTGTTGACAAAGCCCTTTCACATAATTTATGTGAATACTGAAACACTTGGCTTGGTTTGTGCTAAAGCTGAGGCCTCCCAAGAATGATGtaattcctctttctcctccaacAGTTGCTTTTCCCAAACATGACTCAGTACAGACATCTCTTCATGACTCATGTGATTTCTGGGGCTGAGGGCTGCATCCATCTCAGGGCTTTTAGTGTCCTCACCTGGCCATACGACAGGCAGTCCTGGCTGCAGTTGTTTCCCTCAGGCCCCCAATGCCAGTCAGTGAGCCAGTTACGAGCACACGTCAGGTCTTCCTTGCAAGCGTCATACCTGAGGTGACAAGAAGGTGTGGCAACAAGGAAAGCAGTTGAACTTGAATTGCTATTATATCAGACCATTTTTATTACATCAGACCAGAccttttattattgttatatcagacctccaaggagctcaggttgGTGTACAAGGTCCATATACCATTTTGATCCttacgacaaccctgtgaggtatatTAGGCTGAATAACAATCCCCAGCTCAAAATCACTCTGTTAGTTTTATGACTAAGTTTTATGGAGATATGAACCCAAGTTTATCTATTTCAGTCACAATGGACGGTCGATACTCACTAAGcacttcctcctttccccctttaccCAAATCAACATTTTCTCAGTCTTTTTGCCAATAGAATTGCATACAGTTATTTCCACCAGTCCAATGCCTGAGGCCCAAAAAATGGAAGTATGCTTGTGTTAGGTGAAGATGCCCTTTAAAAAGCTTGTGGATTTCCCTCAATATCCAGGTCAGCTCCTGCACTTGACTCAGCTTCCTTACATCCAGTTGATTTATTCCAAAATTGAACTGGGGGTGCCAAAAGCGAGATGCAGGTGTCATAGATATAGTGCCCCCGAGCATGTTGAATTTCTGTGGGGAAATGACTTATAAAGGGCCTTTTgagtgtaaaacaacaacaacaacaacaacaacccggtgTGCCTTTCACTGCTTGTCTGTCTTAAAATGGAAGGGCATTTCATTTAAACAGGACACCAGCAATGTGATGACATTCTCCTCTTCTGCTATCTCCAGGAGACGATGCTCTTTCCCTGTTTCTTCATCTCCTACAgggtcccctccctccccagtcggGACAAGGAGACTTCACTCACCATTGGTCACAGAAACTCTGGCAGAGGGgcacagccagcacagctgtgggGCGCTGAGGATGAGGCCACTGGGCAGCGATGGGGGAGCAACGGTAAAAACATTCCAGCTGCTGTAGATAGCCCTCACATCTGCATATGAGAAATAAGCACCAGGGCATAAAGATGGCAGAGCAGGCCTAAAACGACAAGCAAAGGGCtacccacggggggggggggtcaataaaAAAATGTGAAGAAAGGTCATGCCATCCCAGTTGTGTGGTAACTTCCAAGACTAGTTTTAGCAGGAACTCCCACCTATTGGTAGGCCCAGCTTGtaggaaaggaaacacacacacacacacgacgaGTAGGCATGGCTGCCTCTCTGTCTGACCTGCTGCTAAGGCTCCCACAGCGGTTCCAGTAGATGTCATTGGCTTTGGAAAGGTCCTGGGTGACCTCCGGTGAGCAACAGGCATCTGTGGGGAAAGATTCCTTCTGTCAGCAGCCCCTTTCCTTTGTGCTGAGATGAACCAGTTGTTATTCCGGCAACCCTGCATGTTTCAGTCTGATTGCAACAGCTGCAGGTATTGCCTAACAAGCTGGATGTATGCAAATTGCCACCAGTTACCATATGACAAGCCAATGCATACATAAATTCCCTAGCAGGTATTCCGGGCATGATAAGAACCCTATACTCCTATACCCATGTCCCATTCCCCACCCGCTCCCTAAAGTCTCTGTGGCCTCTGTGTACAAACCCTCCGAAGTTTCACCCAGGCACCAGGGGTTACCTCTGCTGAGTTCCTCTGTGCATAGCAGTACATGCTACTCACACACCTTGGAATAAGCCGCTTCAGGCAGTTAAATTTTGATCAGCCAAGGCTATGAGATCATTGCAGCCTCAAAATGAAATACATATTATTCTTACTAGCCTTCTTGAAAAACAACTGAGGCTGAAAATGTACAAGGAAGATctgttaacttttaaaaagtgaatctTTTGATCTGTTTGTTTGGAGCGTTGCCCTCCTGAGATAAGGTCCTGAACCAAGAGAAAGTCCAACTCCTGGACCCTGCAGTGAAAGATTTGAGGAACATGAAGTTGAAGGGCCATCATATGGCTCTTTTGTTCAGCAGAGTTATGTGTAAGTCCTGCCCGGTAGCAGCATTCCCAGGATTTCTGAGGTAAAAAATTGATGGTCCAAATCAAATGTGTTTGCATGGACATTTTTGTTATATAGTAAAATAATCATACAACATTGATTTCCTTGAACATAGTTAGCCGGGGGCTGCTATTTCAGCTTTCTGCATGTATTTTTGTGATTGATCGATAGCACTATATTATGCAAAATATGaccttatttgttgttgtttagttgtttagtcatgtctgactcttcgtgaccccatggaccagagcatgccaggcactcctgtcttccattgcctcccgcagtttggtcagactcatgttggtagcttcgaaaacactgtccagccatcttgtcctctgtcgtccccttctccttgtgccctcaatctttcccatcagggtcttttccagggagtcttctcttctcatgaggtggccaaagtattggagcctcagcttcaggatctctcctgccagtgagcactcagggctgatttccttaagaatggataggtttgatcttcttgcagtccatgggactctcaagagtttcctccagcaccataattcaaaagcatcaattcttcggcgatcagccttctttatgatccaactctcacttccatacatcactattgggaaaaccatagctttaactatatggacctttgccggcaaggtgatgtctctgctttttaagatgctatctaggtttgtcattgcttttctcccaagaagcaggcatattttaatttcgtgactgctgtcaccatctgcagtgatcatggaacccaagaaattaaaatctctcactgcctccatttcttccccttctatttgccaggaggtgatgggaccagtggccatgatcttagtgtttttttatgttgagcttcagaccatattttgcgctctcctctgaCAAAATATCAAGCTGGTAAATTCCTATACTAAATTAAAGCAAGACCACCCTTTATAGGGCAATATAAAGGTTAACTCAATTTCCCTTGTCTGAGATTgtgagttttttaaaagaaaaataaaacaatcccatgtGAAATAAAATGTCACTGAATCAATGGGTCAAACTTTCCCATTACATGTTTAGATACAGCTATTAGTATAGGGCATGGGGCAAGGCTAACTAGACCTCGCTttagtccggggggggggggcactcattTACTGTTAGAGGAAGTGGTGACCCTGCGTCAGGTGTGGGGAAGCCcaggccctctagatgctgctggatttcatctcccaccttccctgaccattggccatgctggcagaggctgatgagagctggagtccaataacatctggagggatacaGGTTAGCGCCCAGAATATAGAGTAGAGATAAGTATCACCAGCTTCTAGACAACTCTTCTATGCCAACTCTTGTTAAAGGTGCAGGTCTACTTTGCATCTGATCATCTCATTTATTTCATCAACCATAAGGAGGTTTGCTCATCTCTCCTCAAACCTGTGGGGAAATGCTGAGAGGAACCTTGGCTTCAGAGCTCCACTTCCTGCTTGCCCAAAGCTCTTCAAGcctccctcctgctgcctccGTGCCCTTAACCAATACTCACTTTCTGCATAGATCTGGCAAATGCCAAGCTGTCCTTCTGGGCTTGGGCTGGCTTTGTGTTTCCCTCCAGGCAAGCAGCGGTCCTCCATACCTGTAGCACTGGCCCATGACATGACCAGTGCCCAAGCTATACCCATTATCCAGACAGTGCCACCAACACTGCTCATTATGACTACCTgaaaaaagaggaaggggaaggattaCTAAATCAGTTTGGATAGCATAGCTTCACTGCTGCCTTGAAGCATGCCAATTAGGTTACACAAAATGGACTCCCACCTAGTCCTAGCTCCCCCTTCCCCAGTGTGTTCCTATGTACAGCATGCTTTCATCTCTGTCCCACTCCAACAACGTCCTTATTTTCCTCCCTGTCTGCTTTGATAATCCACTGTAGAGTTGGACCCTTCCCTTTGTTGATTGTTTGACTCCAGAATGAAAGGAAAGCGTCCTGCAGCTGTTGTTATCTCCCCATCACCACAGGTAACTCAAGGCAAGCCAGCTGCAGGCAACTCTTCCAACACCTCGGTTTAGGGCCAGCTCTAGCCTGGGAAACACAAGCAGCTCCTACACTCCCTGATTAAACTTAGGGCTTTATTCATGAAAccagtgccagaactcaccatgaacgcctcctttgttctcttataatgcaatggtgcccacctgagaggtgctggaactgagtttcagtgagttccggctgaaaccCGGCCCCCATGAAACAGAGGAATCGATTGATCCATGTCAATTACGGTATGTAACAATTTGCAACTCTGTATACCAATCTTCCTTTTTATAACCAAGAAGAGTACGAAGGTGGGGGTAGAATGCACCTGCAGACAGGTAAGATTTGTATTATAAGGGTGTCAAAAGTTCTCAGCCAGCCTTTTTCAGTGACTCAGTCTGCAGCAATTAATAGATGACAAATCTCCATACTTAATTGCTGCACACCAAGCCACCATTTAAGATCCAAGCCTCACAGGAATGTCATCTGCTTAAACAAGCTTAACCTGGCCACATTgagggtatgttcacattaccGACTCCTGCCCCTAGTTTCCCGAAGCTGTTTTTACATGACgatagccacaatccata is from Lacerta agilis isolate rLacAgi1 chromosome 2, rLacAgi1.pri, whole genome shotgun sequence and encodes:
- the RTBDN gene encoding retbindin, whose product is MSSVGGTVWIMGIAWALVMSWASATGMEDRCLPGGKHKASPSPEGQLGICQIYAENACCSPEVTQDLSKANDIYWNRCGSLSSRCEGYLQQLECFYRCSPIAAQWPHPQRPTAVLAVPLCQSFCDQWYDACKEDLTCARNWLTDWHWGPEGNNCSQDCLSYGQMYKDGKELCETIWDDSFVASTDPCECLTLTASDSALSASDLHLEDSDSIEESDTTKEGIERGRASPGGPCPGNPLLRRLRKNMQKRSVFMEDVEGSGSGF